From Humibacter ginsenosidimutans, a single genomic window includes:
- a CDS encoding YrdB family protein, producing the protein MSAQNSEHPRVQIDFWDVARFVIELFAFVSLAVWGFIAWPLPWNIVVGILAPALAVVLWALFRSPKAVVKVDAFGKAIVEIVVMTAAAFAWWDLGQPIVAVVFAVVALVSGIVSGRKELA; encoded by the coding sequence ATGTCTGCCCAGAATTCCGAGCATCCGCGCGTCCAGATCGACTTCTGGGACGTCGCGCGATTCGTGATCGAACTGTTCGCCTTCGTCAGCCTCGCGGTCTGGGGGTTCATCGCCTGGCCGCTGCCGTGGAACATCGTGGTCGGCATCCTCGCACCGGCACTCGCCGTCGTGCTGTGGGCGCTGTTCCGCTCTCCGAAGGCCGTCGTCAAGGTGGATGCCTTCGGCAAGGCGATCGTCGAGATCGTCGTCATGACGGCCGCGGCCTTCGCCTGGTGGGATCTCGGCCAGCCGATCGTGGCGGTCGTCTTCGCGGTCGTCGCCCTGGTGAGCGGCATCGTCAGCGGACGGAAGGAGCTGGCATGA
- the nagA gene encoding N-acetylglucosamine-6-phosphate deacetylase: MSAARVIHSARKLDADGQIDDFWLATDGERIAATGDGTGWRAFAEGAEVTDAGGHWLTPGFIDLHGHGGGGFAYEGGREAILGAIATHRGHGTTRSVLSLVANPIPELCTNLGLIADLADADPLILGSHLEGPFLNEKRKGAHNPEFLRAPNDPEAIEQLIGASRGTLRQITIAPELDGALEAIDVLVEAGVHVAVGHTEATMEQAQAAFDRGARLLTHAFNAMPGIGHRAPGPVIAALDDDRVTLELILDGFHVHPDVAHLAFGEARHRVALITDAMAAAGSADGAYRLGSLDVVVTDGQAWLADGSTIAGSTLTQDTALGIAVERTRVEPAAAVEALTLTPARVLNREHELGRLAAGYLADAVLLDHEWRASSVWAAGSQLI; the protein is encoded by the coding sequence ATGAGCGCCGCGCGCGTCATCCACTCGGCACGCAAGCTCGACGCAGACGGTCAGATCGACGACTTCTGGCTCGCGACCGACGGCGAGCGCATCGCCGCGACCGGTGATGGAACGGGGTGGCGCGCCTTCGCGGAGGGCGCGGAGGTGACGGATGCCGGCGGTCACTGGCTCACGCCCGGCTTCATCGACCTGCACGGGCACGGCGGCGGCGGCTTCGCCTACGAGGGCGGCAGGGAGGCCATCCTCGGCGCGATCGCCACGCACCGCGGCCACGGCACCACCCGTTCGGTGCTGAGCCTCGTCGCGAACCCGATCCCCGAGCTCTGCACCAACCTCGGACTCATCGCCGATCTCGCCGACGCCGATCCGCTCATCCTCGGCTCGCACCTCGAGGGGCCCTTCCTCAACGAGAAGCGCAAGGGCGCGCACAACCCCGAGTTCCTGCGCGCGCCGAACGATCCGGAGGCGATCGAACAGCTCATCGGCGCCTCGCGCGGCACCCTCAGACAGATCACCATCGCTCCCGAGCTCGACGGTGCCCTCGAGGCGATCGACGTGCTCGTCGAAGCGGGCGTGCATGTCGCCGTCGGCCACACCGAGGCCACGATGGAGCAGGCGCAGGCGGCGTTCGACCGCGGTGCCCGGCTGCTCACCCACGCCTTCAATGCCATGCCGGGCATCGGCCACCGAGCACCGGGCCCTGTCATCGCCGCGCTCGACGACGACCGGGTCACGCTCGAGCTCATCCTCGACGGATTCCACGTGCACCCGGATGTCGCGCACCTCGCGTTCGGCGAGGCCCGGCACCGCGTCGCCCTCATCACGGACGCGATGGCGGCCGCCGGCTCCGCCGACGGCGCGTACCGGCTCGGCTCCCTCGACGTCGTCGTGACGGACGGTCAGGCATGGCTGGCCGACGGCTCGACCATCGCCGGTTCCACGCTCACCCAGGACACCGCCCTCGGCATCGCCGTCGAACGCACCCGTGTCGAGCCCGCCGCCGCCGTCGAGGCGCTCACGCTGACGCCGGCTCGCGTGCTGAACCGCGAGCACGAGCTCGGCCGCCTCGCGGCCGGCTACCTCGCCGATGCCGTGCTGCTCGATCACGAGTGGCGCGCCAGCAGCGTCTGGGCCGCCGGCTCGCAGCTGATCTGA
- the nagB gene encoding glucosamine-6-phosphate deaminase, whose amino-acid sequence MEVVIKQTADEVGALAAELIGRVVESKPRAVIGLATGSSPLAIYADLARRVADGTLDFDGVRGFALDEYVGIPEEHPQSYASVIRTEVVEPLRMDPTLVRVPDGRAIDIEVACRDYEQAIADAGGIDVQILGIGANGHIGFNEPTSSFASRTRIKTLAPTTRADNARFFDSLDEVPTHCVTQGLGTIMNARRLVLVAQGAGKADAIAAAVEGPVSSMCPASVLQFHEHATVIIDEAAASKLRLADYYTYTYDNKPSWQL is encoded by the coding sequence GTGGAAGTCGTCATCAAGCAGACCGCCGACGAGGTGGGAGCGCTGGCCGCCGAACTGATCGGTCGTGTCGTGGAATCCAAGCCGCGCGCGGTGATCGGCCTCGCGACGGGATCGTCGCCGCTGGCGATCTATGCCGACCTGGCACGACGTGTGGCAGACGGCACCCTCGACTTCGACGGGGTGCGCGGCTTCGCCCTCGACGAGTACGTGGGCATCCCCGAGGAGCACCCGCAGAGCTACGCGTCGGTGATCCGCACGGAGGTGGTGGAGCCGCTGCGCATGGATCCGACGCTCGTGCGTGTGCCCGACGGCCGCGCCATCGACATCGAGGTCGCATGCCGCGACTACGAGCAGGCGATCGCGGATGCCGGTGGCATCGACGTGCAGATCCTCGGCATCGGCGCCAACGGGCACATCGGCTTCAACGAGCCGACGTCATCGTTCGCGTCCCGCACCCGCATCAAGACACTCGCGCCCACGACGCGGGCCGACAACGCCCGCTTCTTCGACTCGCTCGACGAGGTGCCCACGCACTGCGTCACCCAGGGACTCGGAACGATCATGAACGCGCGCAGGCTCGTGCTCGTCGCCCAGGGCGCAGGCAAGGCGGATGCCATCGCCGCGGCCGTCGAGGGCCCCGTCTCGAGCATGTGCCCGGCATCCGTGCTGCAGTTCCACGAGCATGCGACCGTCATCATCGACGAGGCGGCGGCGAGCAAGCTCAGGCTCGCCGACTACTACACCTACACGTACGACAACAAGCCGTCTTGGCAGCTGTGA
- a CDS encoding ROK family protein: protein MRLGLDIGGTKIDAVVLDDDGGVRAHVRIPTGTGPEAVVTSAERAVREVVIQDGSELDDIQTIGVGIPGMVDTETGHVHHAVNLGVADLALADVLGERVGARVRVENDVKAASLGAYHLLQLDGAAALLNLGTGMAAGVVVNGVLWRGARGGAGEIGHIPFDPFGAVCSCGQRGCLETVASGSGLARMWPSSAPLPALELFDAADAGDPRALQVRRTIAAGVASALRVLVLTVDVELVVIGGGLSNLGDRLLAPVREVLTEWEHDSAFLRSLELGERVRMLPPHLSAAAVGAALIGSTETLDAVEPVA from the coding sequence GTGAGGCTCGGACTCGACATCGGAGGCACCAAGATCGATGCCGTCGTGCTCGATGACGACGGGGGAGTGCGGGCGCACGTGCGCATCCCGACGGGCACGGGCCCCGAGGCGGTCGTCACATCCGCCGAGCGTGCGGTGCGCGAAGTCGTGATCCAGGACGGCTCGGAGCTCGACGACATCCAGACCATCGGCGTCGGCATTCCGGGCATGGTCGACACGGAGACAGGGCACGTTCACCACGCCGTCAACCTGGGCGTGGCCGACCTGGCGCTCGCCGATGTGCTCGGCGAACGGGTCGGCGCTCGGGTGCGCGTGGAGAACGATGTGAAGGCGGCCTCCCTGGGCGCCTACCACCTGCTCCAGCTCGACGGGGCCGCGGCACTGCTCAACCTGGGCACCGGCATGGCAGCCGGAGTCGTCGTGAACGGTGTGCTCTGGCGCGGTGCCCGTGGAGGTGCCGGCGAGATCGGGCACATTCCGTTCGATCCGTTCGGCGCCGTGTGCAGCTGCGGTCAGCGCGGATGCCTCGAGACCGTCGCGAGCGGATCGGGCCTGGCCAGGATGTGGCCGTCCTCCGCTCCGCTGCCCGCGCTCGAACTCTTCGACGCCGCGGACGCAGGCGACCCGCGCGCCCTGCAGGTGCGACGGACGATCGCGGCGGGCGTGGCATCCGCGCTCCGGGTGCTCGTGCTGACCGTCGATGTCGAACTCGTCGTGATCGGCGGCGGACTGAGCAATCTCGGGGACCGCCTGCTCGCTCCGGTGCGCGAGGTGCTCACCGAGTGGGAGCACGACTCGGCGTTCCTGCGATCGCTCGAACTCGGCGAGCGGGTGCGCATGCTTCCCCCGCATCTGTCGGCAGCAGCGGTCGGCGCAGCGCTGATCGGCTCGACGGAGACGCTCGACGCGGTGGAACCCGTCGCCTGA
- a CDS encoding glycoside hydrolase family 3 protein, producing the protein MSEPETPPRAPAVVPEPTIDMNDPDARNRAISATLLPGFVGTSVPDALRTRFENGLGGVCIFGYNIESAQQLEQLNDDILSVAPLAVIAIDEEGGDVTRLNYADGSPYPGNAVLGRLDETELTEKVGNSVGFALRRTSCTLDFAPDIDVNSNPDNPVIGVRSFGSDTALVARHGAAATRGIQSAGIAACAKHFPGHGDTALDSHLALPVIDRSLDELRERELVPFRAAIEAGVLSIMTSHIVLPKVDPDAPATFSPRILQGLLRDELGFDGVIVTDALDMKGASGETGIPEAAVRALRAGCDLLCIGSETTDELVGEVIAAIDAAITAGRLSAERVADAAGRVRALARRLERLRSDIRALPATQTGAPVGIERSQEAFDVRDGALDALRGDRPFAVVRIETQANIAVGVAPWGPFAQTAADPDAADSRAWAEHPEHIVAEVDAGQDAVLGGILAEVPEGFPVVVIGKAVHRYPFARRVVDTLRANRPTVVVDMGWPSDDRAYADVATFGASRLLGRALMDLLDRTAASGDER; encoded by the coding sequence ATGTCTGAGCCAGAGACGCCTCCGCGCGCTCCCGCCGTCGTGCCGGAGCCGACCATCGACATGAACGACCCGGATGCGAGAAACCGCGCCATCTCCGCGACCCTGCTCCCCGGTTTCGTCGGTACGAGCGTTCCGGACGCGCTGCGCACACGTTTCGAGAACGGTCTCGGCGGCGTCTGCATCTTCGGCTACAACATCGAATCCGCGCAGCAGCTCGAGCAGCTGAACGACGACATCCTCAGCGTGGCTCCGCTCGCCGTGATCGCCATCGACGAGGAGGGCGGCGATGTCACCCGGCTCAATTACGCCGACGGCTCGCCGTACCCCGGCAACGCCGTTCTGGGCAGGCTCGACGAGACCGAGCTGACCGAGAAGGTCGGCAACTCCGTGGGGTTCGCGCTGCGTCGCACCTCGTGCACCCTCGACTTCGCGCCCGACATCGACGTCAACTCCAACCCCGACAACCCGGTGATCGGCGTGCGCAGCTTCGGCAGCGACACCGCGCTCGTGGCGCGTCACGGCGCCGCGGCAACCAGGGGCATCCAGTCGGCGGGCATCGCGGCCTGCGCGAAGCATTTTCCCGGCCACGGCGACACCGCGCTCGACTCGCACCTCGCCCTGCCCGTCATCGACCGGTCGCTCGACGAGCTGCGCGAGCGCGAGCTCGTGCCGTTCCGCGCCGCGATCGAAGCCGGTGTGCTGAGCATCATGACCTCGCACATCGTGCTGCCCAAGGTGGACCCGGATGCGCCGGCCACCTTCTCGCCGCGCATCCTGCAGGGCCTGCTGCGCGACGAGCTCGGATTCGACGGCGTCATCGTCACCGATGCCCTCGACATGAAGGGTGCGAGCGGCGAGACCGGCATCCCCGAGGCCGCCGTGCGTGCACTGCGGGCGGGTTGCGATCTGCTCTGCATCGGCAGCGAGACCACCGACGAGCTCGTCGGTGAGGTCATCGCGGCCATCGATGCCGCGATCACAGCCGGACGGTTGAGCGCCGAACGCGTCGCGGATGCCGCCGGTCGGGTGCGTGCCCTGGCGCGCCGCCTCGAACGGCTGCGCAGCGACATCCGCGCTCTCCCCGCGACCCAGACGGGTGCGCCCGTCGGCATCGAGCGCTCCCAGGAGGCCTTCGACGTGCGCGATGGCGCGCTCGACGCGCTGCGCGGGGACCGGCCGTTCGCCGTCGTGCGGATCGAGACCCAGGCGAATATCGCCGTCGGCGTGGCACCGTGGGGGCCGTTCGCGCAGACCGCGGCGGACCCGGACGCCGCCGACTCGCGTGCCTGGGCGGAGCATCCCGAGCACATCGTGGCGGAGGTCGACGCCGGGCAGGACGCCGTGCTCGGCGGGATTCTGGCAGAGGTTCCGGAGGGATTCCCCGTCGTGGTGATCGGCAAGGCGGTGCACCGCTACCCGTTCGCGCGTCGCGTGGTCGACACGTTGCGGGCGAACCGACCGACGGTCGTCGTCGACATGGGTTGGCCGTCCGACGATCGTGCCTACGCCGACGTCGCGACCTTCGGCGCCTCTCGGCTGTTGGGCCGTGCGCTGATGGATCTGCTCGACCGTACTGCCGCCTCCGGAGACGAGCGGTGA
- a CDS encoding ROK family transcriptional regulator gives MAQLRVTSKALPEHNRQHNRSLLLQTLLHDGPMSRADLARESGLTRVTVSDLVNDLASEGLINELGTRTGAHVGKPAKLIGLNENAYHVVSLDLSPDDRFVGAIIAIDGKIVHRAEVPLENATGEAALRKALDLAGDLVKRTTARLLGIGVGTPGIVDSEGVVLAAPNLDWRGLDLAAAFRTEFSVPVHVGNDANGAALAVRTFQESGSSFMLVAIEHGVGAGLIIGDMLIEGIHSTAGEIGHLVVDENGERCACGRRGCLEQAIAVPHLRDRIRDAGADKRDAVLADAGHSLGLALAPIIAALGLDDLVLAGPQDLLEGPFVDAALDTVRARILTTVGDGPTVRIARDSDDLVLLGTAVFVLSAELGVS, from the coding sequence ATGGCGCAGTTGCGCGTGACGTCGAAGGCGTTGCCAGAACACAATCGTCAGCACAATCGCTCCCTCCTCCTGCAGACGCTCCTTCACGACGGCCCCATGAGCCGTGCGGATCTGGCACGCGAGTCCGGACTCACGAGGGTGACCGTCTCCGACCTCGTGAACGACCTCGCCTCCGAAGGGCTCATCAACGAGCTGGGCACCCGCACCGGGGCCCACGTCGGCAAGCCCGCCAAGCTCATCGGCCTCAACGAGAACGCCTACCACGTGGTCAGCCTCGACCTGTCGCCGGACGACCGCTTCGTCGGAGCGATCATCGCCATCGACGGCAAGATCGTGCATCGCGCCGAAGTGCCGCTCGAGAACGCCACCGGGGAGGCAGCGCTGCGCAAGGCCCTCGACCTCGCCGGCGATCTGGTGAAGCGCACCACCGCCCGGCTCCTGGGCATCGGTGTGGGTACCCCGGGCATCGTCGACTCGGAAGGCGTCGTGCTCGCCGCCCCCAACCTCGACTGGCGGGGCCTCGACCTCGCCGCCGCGTTCCGCACCGAGTTCTCCGTGCCCGTGCACGTCGGCAACGACGCCAACGGCGCCGCTCTCGCGGTGCGCACCTTCCAGGAGTCCGGTTCGAGCTTCATGCTCGTCGCCATCGAGCACGGTGTCGGCGCCGGGCTCATCATCGGCGACATGCTGATCGAGGGCATCCATTCCACAGCGGGCGAGATCGGCCACCTCGTCGTCGACGAGAACGGCGAGCGCTGCGCCTGCGGCCGGAGGGGATGCCTCGAGCAGGCCATCGCCGTCCCTCACCTTCGCGACCGGATCCGCGACGCCGGCGCCGACAAGCGCGACGCCGTGCTCGCCGATGCCGGTCACTCGCTCGGCCTCGCGCTGGCTCCGATCATCGCGGCCCTCGGACTCGACGACCTGGTGCTCGCCGGCCCGCAGGACCTGCTCGAGGGCCCGTTCGTCGATGCGGCCCTCGACACGGTGCGCGCGCGCATCCTCACCACCGTGGGCGACGGCCCCACGGTGCGCATCGCACGAGACAGCGACGACCTGGTGCTTCTCGGCACCGCCGTGTTCGTGCTCTCAGCGGAACTGGGGGTGTCGTGA
- a CDS encoding extracellular solute-binding protein codes for MRKSRILAVGAVGIAAALALSACSGTGSGSSGDNNNSSSIGKVDGKGKTLTVWEMNGDLSTDTLNAINKEFTKQTGAKVKVQMQQWDGIGPKVTTALSTSTPPDVIDIGNTQVAGYAANGGLLDLTKYKSDLEQGGTWLGGLVDPATVNGKLYGVPSFAGTRAVIYNKKIWAAAGVTEAPTTYDELTADLDKVKAANASKADFSAFYLPGQNWYAGTQFVWDAGGQIATQSGKTWKGGFSSDAAQKGLNDFKKFENAYSVASARTLDTDKPDQDQVFADGKAGAILGNGWEIGSITTDNKSLTTDDLGSFPFPGTSGKNQPVMLGGSVWSIPVKSKNSQLALVWTKIASSPSIQNKYVYGVQKWIPNTVEGAKKAIEDPTLPEIQKGFFTAAQNSKSTPSSANWATIESTKAINQFFSSIASGSATPADAAKSFDATLEKTLNGN; via the coding sequence TTGCGCAAGTCACGCATTCTCGCGGTCGGTGCCGTCGGCATCGCCGCAGCGCTGGCGCTGAGCGCCTGTTCCGGCACCGGATCGGGCTCCTCGGGCGACAACAACAACAGCTCGAGCATCGGCAAGGTCGACGGCAAGGGCAAGACCCTCACGGTCTGGGAGATGAACGGTGACCTGAGCACCGACACTCTGAACGCCATCAACAAGGAGTTCACGAAGCAGACCGGCGCCAAGGTCAAGGTGCAGATGCAGCAGTGGGACGGCATCGGCCCCAAGGTGACGACGGCCCTCTCCACCTCCACCCCGCCCGACGTGATCGACATCGGAAACACCCAGGTCGCCGGCTACGCGGCCAACGGCGGTCTTCTCGACCTCACCAAGTACAAGAGCGACCTCGAGCAGGGTGGCACCTGGCTCGGCGGCCTCGTCGACCCGGCGACCGTCAACGGCAAGCTCTACGGCGTTCCCTCGTTCGCCGGCACCCGCGCCGTCATCTACAACAAGAAGATCTGGGCCGCAGCAGGCGTGACAGAGGCTCCGACCACCTACGACGAGCTCACCGCCGACCTCGACAAGGTCAAGGCGGCCAACGCGTCGAAGGCCGACTTCTCGGCGTTCTACCTGCCCGGCCAGAACTGGTACGCGGGCACGCAGTTCGTGTGGGATGCCGGCGGACAGATCGCCACGCAGAGCGGCAAGACCTGGAAGGGCGGCTTCTCTTCCGACGCCGCGCAGAAGGGCCTGAACGACTTCAAGAAGTTCGAGAACGCCTACTCCGTGGCCTCGGCTCGCACCCTCGACACCGACAAGCCGGACCAGGACCAGGTCTTCGCTGACGGCAAGGCCGGCGCCATCCTCGGCAACGGCTGGGAGATCGGCTCGATCACGACCGACAACAAGAGCCTGACGACCGACGACCTCGGTTCGTTCCCCTTCCCCGGCACCTCGGGCAAGAACCAGCCCGTCATGCTCGGTGGCTCGGTCTGGAGCATCCCGGTGAAGAGCAAGAACTCGCAGCTCGCTCTGGTGTGGACCAAGATCGCCTCCAGCCCGTCGATCCAGAACAAGTACGTCTACGGCGTGCAGAAGTGGATCCCGAACACCGTCGAGGGCGCCAAGAAGGCCATCGAGGACCCGACCCTGCCCGAGATCCAGAAGGGCTTCTTCACGGCAGCCCAGAACTCGAAGTCGACCCCGTCGTCGGCTAACTGGGCCACGATCGAGAGCACCAAGGCCATCAACCAGTTCTTCTCCTCGATCGCTTCCGGATCGGCGACCCCGGCCGACGCCGCGAAGTCGTTCGACGCGACGCTCGAGAAGACGCTGAACGGCAACTAA
- a CDS encoding carbohydrate ABC transporter permease, whose protein sequence is MSSPSATLVAGEAAVAADSPRQPRSPRRNSARFFPLWLLTPAGIVMIALVIVPIAFLLFTSFTDYDQRSLFTGEFSIVGFQQYVTIFTDPDFWWAIIRTILFTAAMVLGTIAIGMGISQLLTRLGTTMKYILTIVLVFAWAMPTVASSQIWNWLFQPGYGVVNWMLTQLHIFGDMTNAAWANNAFLAYTCIWLLIVWGGVPFIALTMYAAQSQVDPAYIEAARLDGASEARIYWTIVLRFLKPTLLLVTILSVIWDFNVFNQIWLVSQGGPNNATSTIGIWAYKTAFVSTHVGTGAAITVVATIMLLALTGLYIRNLLKSGEEL, encoded by the coding sequence ATGAGCTCTCCCTCTGCAACACTCGTTGCAGGCGAAGCTGCGGTCGCCGCGGACTCCCCGCGGCAGCCGCGGTCCCCTCGCCGCAACTCCGCACGCTTCTTCCCGCTCTGGCTGCTGACGCCGGCGGGGATCGTGATGATCGCCCTCGTGATCGTGCCGATCGCGTTCCTCCTCTTCACGTCGTTCACCGACTACGACCAGCGCTCCCTGTTCACGGGCGAGTTCAGCATCGTCGGCTTCCAGCAGTACGTCACGATCTTCACGGATCCCGACTTCTGGTGGGCCATCATCCGCACGATCCTCTTCACCGCGGCCATGGTGCTGGGCACCATCGCGATCGGTATGGGGATCTCCCAGCTGCTCACCCGCCTCGGCACCACGATGAAGTACATCCTCACGATCGTTCTCGTCTTCGCGTGGGCGATGCCCACCGTGGCATCCAGCCAGATCTGGAACTGGCTCTTCCAGCCCGGTTACGGCGTGGTCAACTGGATGCTCACCCAGCTGCACATCTTCGGCGACATGACGAACGCAGCGTGGGCGAACAACGCGTTCCTCGCCTACACCTGCATCTGGCTTCTCATCGTGTGGGGCGGTGTGCCGTTCATCGCGCTCACCATGTACGCGGCGCAGTCGCAAGTCGACCCCGCATACATCGAGGCCGCCCGTCTCGACGGCGCGAGCGAGGCCCGCATCTACTGGACCATCGTGCTGCGCTTCCTCAAGCCGACTCTGCTGCTGGTCACGATCCTGTCGGTGATCTGGGACTTCAACGTGTTCAACCAGATCTGGCTGGTGTCGCAGGGCGGCCCGAACAACGCCACGTCGACGATCGGCATCTGGGCGTACAAGACCGCGTTCGTGAGCACGCACGTCGGCACCGGAGCGGCCATCACCGTCGTCGCCACCATCATGCTGCTGGCTCTCACCGGGCTGTACATCCGCAACCTGCTGAAGTCGGGAGAGGAACTATGA
- a CDS encoding carbohydrate ABC transporter permease: MSTVTEPVGAPVLEEVPARPVAARKRRRRRPRIVSNVVAIVLSVIWVFPVYWMVNTAFKPRYEVMTPTPMFFPQHPTFSNFVAAATESTFLVNLRNSLIVVVGTLIFAIVLGALASAALSRFRFRGRKLILVVVLAVQMLPGTALLIPQFVVFNQMGLTNNYFGLILAYVAATLPFTIWVMRGFFVAIPVEIEEAARVDGATNWQILWRVLFPLVTPGIIASSIFAFIAAWNDYLVAYTFMNDQSMYTLPVWLATFTTPTTGTDFGGLMAASVLFSLPVVIFFVIIQRNLVSGMSAGAVKG, translated from the coding sequence ATGAGCACCGTCACCGAACCCGTCGGCGCACCCGTTCTCGAGGAGGTCCCTGCCCGACCGGTCGCGGCGCGCAAGCGCCGTCGCCGCCGTCCGCGGATCGTCTCGAACGTCGTCGCGATCGTGCTGTCCGTGATCTGGGTCTTCCCGGTCTACTGGATGGTCAACACCGCGTTCAAGCCTCGCTACGAGGTGATGACCCCCACGCCGATGTTCTTCCCGCAGCACCCGACGTTCTCGAACTTCGTCGCCGCGGCGACGGAGAGCACCTTCCTGGTGAACCTGCGCAACAGCCTCATCGTGGTGGTCGGAACCCTGATCTTCGCGATCGTGCTCGGCGCCCTGGCGTCCGCCGCACTGTCGAGGTTCCGTTTCCGCGGCCGCAAGCTCATCCTGGTGGTCGTGCTCGCGGTGCAGATGCTGCCGGGAACGGCCCTGCTCATCCCGCAGTTCGTGGTGTTCAACCAGATGGGTCTGACCAACAACTACTTCGGTCTGATCCTCGCGTACGTGGCGGCCACGCTCCCCTTCACCATCTGGGTCATGCGCGGCTTCTTCGTCGCGATCCCCGTCGAGATCGAAGAGGCGGCGCGAGTCGACGGCGCGACCAACTGGCAGATCCTCTGGCGGGTGCTGTTCCCCCTCGTGACACCGGGCATCATCGCCAGCAGCATCTTCGCGTTCATCGCGGCGTGGAACGACTACCTGGTCGCCTACACGTTCATGAACGACCAGTCGATGTACACGCTGCCGGTGTGGTTGGCCACGTTCACCACACCGACGACCGGAACCGACTTCGGCGGGCTGATGGCGGCATCCGTGCTGTTCTCGCTGCCGGTCGTGATCTTCTTCGTGATCATCCAGCGCAACCTCGTCTCCGGCATGTCGGCCGGGGCGGTGAAGGGCTGA
- a CDS encoding enoyl-CoA hydratase/isomerase family protein, with protein MSNGILFEVSDGLAHITLNRPERLNAIDAEAARRWRELAQEVAERDDITAVLFDAAGPAFCAGGDVAAMATMGGSGEVVRELADIIHDGHRVFAQTPKPIVAAVQGAVAGGGLGFMLVADYVVAGEAAFFVSKYADIGLTPDCGVSTLLPEAVGVRRALQLLLTDRSLTAVEGQEWGLVAEVVPDDLLAARARAVAEHWLSGATGAYGQAKRLVRDSVARSYADGLDDEARTIGAAFDTPDARARVAAFAARSTR; from the coding sequence ATGAGCAACGGCATCCTTTTCGAGGTCTCCGACGGCCTCGCCCACATCACCCTGAATCGACCGGAGCGGCTGAACGCCATCGACGCCGAAGCGGCGCGGCGGTGGCGCGAGCTGGCGCAGGAGGTCGCCGAACGCGATGACATCACCGCCGTGCTCTTCGATGCCGCCGGGCCCGCGTTCTGCGCCGGCGGCGACGTGGCGGCCATGGCGACCATGGGCGGAAGCGGGGAGGTCGTGCGCGAGCTGGCCGACATCATCCACGACGGGCACCGCGTCTTCGCGCAGACGCCGAAGCCCATCGTGGCGGCCGTACAGGGGGCCGTCGCAGGCGGAGGCCTCGGCTTCATGCTCGTCGCCGACTACGTGGTGGCCGGCGAGGCGGCGTTCTTCGTGTCGAAGTACGCCGACATCGGTCTGACACCCGACTGCGGCGTGAGCACCCTGCTGCCGGAGGCGGTCGGCGTGCGCCGGGCGCTGCAGCTCCTGCTCACCGACCGCTCGCTCACCGCTGTCGAGGGTCAGGAATGGGGCCTCGTGGCCGAGGTGGTGCCCGACGACCTGCTCGCCGCACGTGCACGTGCCGTGGCCGAGCACTGGCTCTCCGGCGCGACCGGCGCCTATGGCCAGGCCAAGCGACTCGTGCGCGACAGCGTCGCGCGCAGTTACGCCGACGGTCTCGACGACGAGGCCCGCACGATCGGCGCCGCCTTCGACACACCGGATGCCCGCGCGCGCGTCGCCGCCTTCGCCGCGCGCTCCACCCGCTGA